One Vigna unguiculata cultivar IT97K-499-35 chromosome 7, ASM411807v1, whole genome shotgun sequence genomic region harbors:
- the LOC114192231 gene encoding interactor of constitutive active ROPs 2, chloroplastic isoform X1, translating to MQTPKASRAGSSEVPRKCPASPQTARKMKTPGSDTDSVSSSPKPASKTPKNKSPKVTERKSPRSPVSEKKKPSRVQELESQLAQLEEDLKRTKDQLNSSESWKKRAQQEAEEAKKQLLVMSKELEESQQQLLELSASEEERLQELRKISQDRDREWQSELEAVQKQHSMDSTALVSAMSEIQKLKIQLERVRESEAVHISNAESDNAEIEDLKMELDEALTLVEKLKSELSDCKESESRALEVVGKTQMQLESANKTVETVQLEGVKTLEAYKALALELEQSREQVKSLEELVSKLQTDLVAPANKNTSDPVNEVEHELAQKNAESEDISQLKAELVSAKSEAAQLKSALDVSEIRYQEEYIRSTLQIRSAFEQLEHVKSESSQRQIVLNEELKKAKADIEELRERLMDKESQLQGLSVDNEMLLSRIKQSQPSETESEAVVELKKLDADVIELKERLLERETELQNVTEENNALKMEIKRVELEKSKIPGEAVASAEAARAEALMKLDHITEEADKSNKRVTQVTEQLDAAQAANSELEAELRRLKVQSDQWRKAAEAAAAMISAGNNGKFVERTGSLDSSYNTISAKMSSPYSEDTDDDSPKKKNTNMLKKIGVLWKKNH from the exons ATGCAGACACCAAAAGCAAG CAGAGCTGGTTCTTCAGAAGTGCCAAGAAAATGTCCAGCATCTCCTCAGACTGCAAGAAAAATGAAGACGCCAGGCTCTGACACTGACTCAGTCTCATCATCTCCAAAACCAGCTAGTAAGACACCTAAAAACAAAAGTCCAAAGGTCACAGAGCGCAAGTCACCACGAAGTCCAGTATCCGAG AAGAAGAAACCAAGTAGGGTTCAAGAATTGGAGTCTCAGCTTGCTCAACTTGAAGAAGATCTGAAGAGAACCAAGGACCAACTTAACTCCTCTGAGTCATGGAAGAAGAGAGCTCAGCAGGAGGCTGAAGAAGCAAAGAAGCAGCTTCTGGTCATGTCAAAAGAGCTTGAAGAATCCCAGCAACAGCTTCTGGAACTATCTGCTTCTGAAGAGGAACGGCTTCAAGAACTCCGCAAGATTTCTCAAGATCGAGATCGGGAATGGCAATCTGAGCTGGAGGCTGTCCAGAAGCAGCACTCAATGGATTCAACTGCGCTGGTGTCTGCCATGAGTGAAATCCAGAAACTGAAAATTCAACTTGAAAGAGTGCGTGAATCTGAAGCTGTTCATATTAGCAATGCTGAGTCAGATAATGCTGAGATTGAGGATTTGAAGATGGAGCTTGATGAAGCCCTCACTCTAGTGGAAAAGCTGAAAAGTGAGTTGAGTGATTGCAAGGAATCTGAATCCCGGGCTTTGGAAGTAGTTGGAAAAACTCAAATGCAATTAGAATCAGCAAACAAAACCGTGGAAACAGTCCAGTTAGAAGGTGTTAAAACATTAGAAGCTTATAAAGCCTTAGCTTTAGAGTTGGAACAATCAAGAGAGCAAGTGAAATCATTGGAGGAACTTGTCAGCAAACTTCAGACTGATTTGGTTGCTCCTGCAAACAAAAATACGTCTGATCCAGTCAATGAAGTAGAACACGAACTAGCACAAAAAAATGCAGAAAGTGAGGATATAAGCCAGCTCAAAGCTGAGCTTGTTTCTGCCAAATCTGAAGCAGCACAGTTAAAGTCTGCACTTGATGTTTCTGAGATACGGTACCAAGAAGAGTATATTCGAAGCACGTTGCAGATTAGAAGTGCTTTTGAACAACTGGAGCATGTAAAATCAGAATCTTCTCAGAGACAGATTGTGCTAAATGAGGAATTGAAGAAGGCTAAAGCTGATATTGAAGAGTTAAGGGAAAGGCTGATGGACAAGGAATCTCAGTTGCAGGGTTTATCTGTGGATAATGAGATGCTCCTGTCAAGGATTAAGCAAAGCCAGCCTAGTGAAACGGAATCTGAAGCTGTGGTGGAGCTCAAAAAATTGGATGCTGATGTAATTGAGTTGAAGGAAAGATTATTGGAGAGAGAGACAGAACTACAAAATGTAACTGAGGAAAACAATGCATTGAAGATGGAAATAAAGAGGGTGGAATTAGAGAAGAGTAAAATCCCTGGAGAGGCTGTTGCTTCTGCTGAAGCAGCAAGGGCTGAGGCATTGATGAAACTTGACCACATAACCGAAGAAGCTGATAAGAGTAACAAAAGAGTAACACAGGTAACTGAGCAGTTAGATGCAGCACAGGCTGCAAATTCTGAGTTAGAGGCTGAACTGAGAAGGTTGAAAGTGCAGTCAGATCAGTGGAGAAAAGCTGCTGAAGCAGCTGCTGCTATGATTTCTGCTGGGAACAATGGAAAGTTTGTGGAGAGAACTGGCTCACTTGACAGTAGCTACAATACTATTAGTGCTAAGATGAGTTCTCCTTATTCAGAAGACACAGATGATGATTCACCCAAGAAGAAAAATACCAACATGCTGAAGAAGATTGGAGTATTGTGGAAGAAGAATCATTAA
- the LOC114192231 gene encoding interactor of constitutive active ROPs 2, chloroplastic isoform X3 has product MQTPKASRAGSSEVPRKCPASPQTARKMKTPGSDTDSVSSSPKPASKTPKNKSPKVTERKSPRSPVSEKKPSRVQELESQLAQLEEDLKRTKDQLNSSESWKKRAQQEAEEAKKQLLVMSKELEESQQQLLELSASEEERLQELRKISQDRDREWQSELEAVQKQHSMDSTALVSAMSEIQKLKIQLERVRESEAVHISNAESDNAEIEDLKMELDEALTLVEKLKSELSDCKESESRALEVVGKTQMQLESANKTVETVQLEGVKTLEAYKALALELEQSREQVKSLEELVSKLQTDLVAPANKNTSDPVNEVEHELAQKNAESEDISQLKAELVSAKSEAAQLKSALDVSEIRYQEEYIRSTLQIRSAFEQLEHVKSESSQRQIVLNEELKKAKADIEELRERLMDKESQLQGLSVDNEMLLSRIKQSQPSETESEAVVELKKLDADVIELKERLLERETELQNVTEENNALKMEIKRVELEKSKIPGEAVASAEAARAEALMKLDHITEEADKSNKRVTQVTEQLDAAQAANSELEAELRRLKVQSDQWRKAAEAAAAMISAGNNGKFVERTGSLDSSYNTISAKMSSPYSEDTDDDSPKKKNTNMLKKIGVLWKKNH; this is encoded by the exons ATGCAGACACCAAAAGCAAG CAGAGCTGGTTCTTCAGAAGTGCCAAGAAAATGTCCAGCATCTCCTCAGACTGCAAGAAAAATGAAGACGCCAGGCTCTGACACTGACTCAGTCTCATCATCTCCAAAACCAGCTAGTAAGACACCTAAAAACAAAAGTCCAAAGGTCACAGAGCGCAAGTCACCACGAAGTCCAGTATCCGAG AAGAAACCAAGTAGGGTTCAAGAATTGGAGTCTCAGCTTGCTCAACTTGAAGAAGATCTGAAGAGAACCAAGGACCAACTTAACTCCTCTGAGTCATGGAAGAAGAGAGCTCAGCAGGAGGCTGAAGAAGCAAAGAAGCAGCTTCTGGTCATGTCAAAAGAGCTTGAAGAATCCCAGCAACAGCTTCTGGAACTATCTGCTTCTGAAGAGGAACGGCTTCAAGAACTCCGCAAGATTTCTCAAGATCGAGATCGGGAATGGCAATCTGAGCTGGAGGCTGTCCAGAAGCAGCACTCAATGGATTCAACTGCGCTGGTGTCTGCCATGAGTGAAATCCAGAAACTGAAAATTCAACTTGAAAGAGTGCGTGAATCTGAAGCTGTTCATATTAGCAATGCTGAGTCAGATAATGCTGAGATTGAGGATTTGAAGATGGAGCTTGATGAAGCCCTCACTCTAGTGGAAAAGCTGAAAAGTGAGTTGAGTGATTGCAAGGAATCTGAATCCCGGGCTTTGGAAGTAGTTGGAAAAACTCAAATGCAATTAGAATCAGCAAACAAAACCGTGGAAACAGTCCAGTTAGAAGGTGTTAAAACATTAGAAGCTTATAAAGCCTTAGCTTTAGAGTTGGAACAATCAAGAGAGCAAGTGAAATCATTGGAGGAACTTGTCAGCAAACTTCAGACTGATTTGGTTGCTCCTGCAAACAAAAATACGTCTGATCCAGTCAATGAAGTAGAACACGAACTAGCACAAAAAAATGCAGAAAGTGAGGATATAAGCCAGCTCAAAGCTGAGCTTGTTTCTGCCAAATCTGAAGCAGCACAGTTAAAGTCTGCACTTGATGTTTCTGAGATACGGTACCAAGAAGAGTATATTCGAAGCACGTTGCAGATTAGAAGTGCTTTTGAACAACTGGAGCATGTAAAATCAGAATCTTCTCAGAGACAGATTGTGCTAAATGAGGAATTGAAGAAGGCTAAAGCTGATATTGAAGAGTTAAGGGAAAGGCTGATGGACAAGGAATCTCAGTTGCAGGGTTTATCTGTGGATAATGAGATGCTCCTGTCAAGGATTAAGCAAAGCCAGCCTAGTGAAACGGAATCTGAAGCTGTGGTGGAGCTCAAAAAATTGGATGCTGATGTAATTGAGTTGAAGGAAAGATTATTGGAGAGAGAGACAGAACTACAAAATGTAACTGAGGAAAACAATGCATTGAAGATGGAAATAAAGAGGGTGGAATTAGAGAAGAGTAAAATCCCTGGAGAGGCTGTTGCTTCTGCTGAAGCAGCAAGGGCTGAGGCATTGATGAAACTTGACCACATAACCGAAGAAGCTGATAAGAGTAACAAAAGAGTAACACAGGTAACTGAGCAGTTAGATGCAGCACAGGCTGCAAATTCTGAGTTAGAGGCTGAACTGAGAAGGTTGAAAGTGCAGTCAGATCAGTGGAGAAAAGCTGCTGAAGCAGCTGCTGCTATGATTTCTGCTGGGAACAATGGAAAGTTTGTGGAGAGAACTGGCTCACTTGACAGTAGCTACAATACTATTAGTGCTAAGATGAGTTCTCCTTATTCAGAAGACACAGATGATGATTCACCCAAGAAGAAAAATACCAACATGCTGAAGAAGATTGGAGTATTGTGGAAGAAGAATCATTAA
- the LOC114192231 gene encoding interactor of constitutive active ROPs 2, chloroplastic isoform X2, which translates to MQTPKARAGSSEVPRKCPASPQTARKMKTPGSDTDSVSSSPKPASKTPKNKSPKVTERKSPRSPVSEKKKPSRVQELESQLAQLEEDLKRTKDQLNSSESWKKRAQQEAEEAKKQLLVMSKELEESQQQLLELSASEEERLQELRKISQDRDREWQSELEAVQKQHSMDSTALVSAMSEIQKLKIQLERVRESEAVHISNAESDNAEIEDLKMELDEALTLVEKLKSELSDCKESESRALEVVGKTQMQLESANKTVETVQLEGVKTLEAYKALALELEQSREQVKSLEELVSKLQTDLVAPANKNTSDPVNEVEHELAQKNAESEDISQLKAELVSAKSEAAQLKSALDVSEIRYQEEYIRSTLQIRSAFEQLEHVKSESSQRQIVLNEELKKAKADIEELRERLMDKESQLQGLSVDNEMLLSRIKQSQPSETESEAVVELKKLDADVIELKERLLERETELQNVTEENNALKMEIKRVELEKSKIPGEAVASAEAARAEALMKLDHITEEADKSNKRVTQVTEQLDAAQAANSELEAELRRLKVQSDQWRKAAEAAAAMISAGNNGKFVERTGSLDSSYNTISAKMSSPYSEDTDDDSPKKKNTNMLKKIGVLWKKNH; encoded by the exons ATGCAGACACCAAAAGCAAG AGCTGGTTCTTCAGAAGTGCCAAGAAAATGTCCAGCATCTCCTCAGACTGCAAGAAAAATGAAGACGCCAGGCTCTGACACTGACTCAGTCTCATCATCTCCAAAACCAGCTAGTAAGACACCTAAAAACAAAAGTCCAAAGGTCACAGAGCGCAAGTCACCACGAAGTCCAGTATCCGAG AAGAAGAAACCAAGTAGGGTTCAAGAATTGGAGTCTCAGCTTGCTCAACTTGAAGAAGATCTGAAGAGAACCAAGGACCAACTTAACTCCTCTGAGTCATGGAAGAAGAGAGCTCAGCAGGAGGCTGAAGAAGCAAAGAAGCAGCTTCTGGTCATGTCAAAAGAGCTTGAAGAATCCCAGCAACAGCTTCTGGAACTATCTGCTTCTGAAGAGGAACGGCTTCAAGAACTCCGCAAGATTTCTCAAGATCGAGATCGGGAATGGCAATCTGAGCTGGAGGCTGTCCAGAAGCAGCACTCAATGGATTCAACTGCGCTGGTGTCTGCCATGAGTGAAATCCAGAAACTGAAAATTCAACTTGAAAGAGTGCGTGAATCTGAAGCTGTTCATATTAGCAATGCTGAGTCAGATAATGCTGAGATTGAGGATTTGAAGATGGAGCTTGATGAAGCCCTCACTCTAGTGGAAAAGCTGAAAAGTGAGTTGAGTGATTGCAAGGAATCTGAATCCCGGGCTTTGGAAGTAGTTGGAAAAACTCAAATGCAATTAGAATCAGCAAACAAAACCGTGGAAACAGTCCAGTTAGAAGGTGTTAAAACATTAGAAGCTTATAAAGCCTTAGCTTTAGAGTTGGAACAATCAAGAGAGCAAGTGAAATCATTGGAGGAACTTGTCAGCAAACTTCAGACTGATTTGGTTGCTCCTGCAAACAAAAATACGTCTGATCCAGTCAATGAAGTAGAACACGAACTAGCACAAAAAAATGCAGAAAGTGAGGATATAAGCCAGCTCAAAGCTGAGCTTGTTTCTGCCAAATCTGAAGCAGCACAGTTAAAGTCTGCACTTGATGTTTCTGAGATACGGTACCAAGAAGAGTATATTCGAAGCACGTTGCAGATTAGAAGTGCTTTTGAACAACTGGAGCATGTAAAATCAGAATCTTCTCAGAGACAGATTGTGCTAAATGAGGAATTGAAGAAGGCTAAAGCTGATATTGAAGAGTTAAGGGAAAGGCTGATGGACAAGGAATCTCAGTTGCAGGGTTTATCTGTGGATAATGAGATGCTCCTGTCAAGGATTAAGCAAAGCCAGCCTAGTGAAACGGAATCTGAAGCTGTGGTGGAGCTCAAAAAATTGGATGCTGATGTAATTGAGTTGAAGGAAAGATTATTGGAGAGAGAGACAGAACTACAAAATGTAACTGAGGAAAACAATGCATTGAAGATGGAAATAAAGAGGGTGGAATTAGAGAAGAGTAAAATCCCTGGAGAGGCTGTTGCTTCTGCTGAAGCAGCAAGGGCTGAGGCATTGATGAAACTTGACCACATAACCGAAGAAGCTGATAAGAGTAACAAAAGAGTAACACAGGTAACTGAGCAGTTAGATGCAGCACAGGCTGCAAATTCTGAGTTAGAGGCTGAACTGAGAAGGTTGAAAGTGCAGTCAGATCAGTGGAGAAAAGCTGCTGAAGCAGCTGCTGCTATGATTTCTGCTGGGAACAATGGAAAGTTTGTGGAGAGAACTGGCTCACTTGACAGTAGCTACAATACTATTAGTGCTAAGATGAGTTCTCCTTATTCAGAAGACACAGATGATGATTCACCCAAGAAGAAAAATACCAACATGCTGAAGAAGATTGGAGTATTGTGGAAGAAGAATCATTAA